In Mytilus trossulus isolate FHL-02 chromosome 6, PNRI_Mtr1.1.1.hap1, whole genome shotgun sequence, a single window of DNA contains:
- the LOC134722980 gene encoding uncharacterized protein LOC134722980: protein MQLRILVVSFLLFLYTNGFLLDDRTQPPTTGQVMTDKHFNMLMDLLAEERHARLKQNNEISQLKSELIATQQGVTSNFHASHSGNDTLKTEFNILKEDMRKMISNYSDLQNKYNLVNAELNELKINNSRTNQFASLLKQELSNVKQLKNVANLQTVVNLTDDSKRLEHELQITNNKMSAIANDVSARKQDFIALFNKAELTERSLDVALKTIENNFSSLTQHTDNSLNKSIETQLQMLQSMQTVSTGKLEKEIHSMSDRVAVTACALGSTYSNGERILFPYVQTSLGVTDSVTSSMKSTGIFKCEKSGLYLVSSYIMTDTNGRYYLRKNSSIIASGYFSLNGNSQTSTIVQLILLSVDDRLYIQNVSKDISGDFNSCISILQLTG, encoded by the exons ATGCAGTTGAGAATTCTGGTTGTCAGTTTCTTACTTTTTCTTTACACCAATGGATTTTTACTCGATGACAGAACTCAGCCCCCAACAACTGGACAAGTAATGACAGACAAACATTTCAATATGCTGATGGATCTTTTAGCTGAGGAGAGACATGCTCGTCTGAAACAGAACAACGAAATTTCCCAATTAAAGAGTGAGTTGATTGCCACCCAACAAGGCGTAACGTCTAACTTCCATGCTTCACACAGCGGCAACGATACTTTGAAGACAGAATTTAATATCTTGAAGGAGGATATGAGAAAAATGATTTCAAACTATTCcgatttgcaaaataaatataatttggtCAATGCAGAATTGAACGAGTTGAAGATAAATAATTCTCGAACAAATCAATTTGCCAGTCTTTTGAAGCAGGAATTATCAAATGTTAAGCAGCTAAAAAATGTAGCCAATCTACAAACTGTCGTGAACTTAACTGATGATTCGAAACGATTAGAGCATGAACTACAAATTACGAATAACAAAATGAGTGCTATTGCTAACGATGTCAGTGCGAGAAAACAGGATTTTATTGCCCTTTTTAATAAAGCCGAATTAACAGAACGCAGCCTAGATGTAGCAttgaaaacaattgaaaacaattttagtTCACTAACCCAACATACGGACAATTCATtaaacaaatcaattgaaaCGCAATTACAAATGCTGCAAAGTATGCAGACAGTATCCACTGGAAAACTAGAAAAGGAGATACATTCAATGTCTGATAGAG TTGCAGTAACAGCTTGTGCCTTAGGATCAACCTACTCGAATGGTGAGAGAATACTGTTTCCTTACGTACAGACAAGTCTTGGAGTTACAGATTCTGTGACATCATCTATGAAATCTACTGGAATATTTAAATGCGAGAAATCTGGACTTTACCTTGTATCCTCATACATCATGACAGACACCAATGGACGGTATTATCTTAGGAAAAACAGCAGTATTATTGCGTCTGGCTATTTTTCTCTTAATGGTAACTCTCAGACAAGTACCATTGTGCAGCTAATACTCTTGAGTGTAGATGATAgattatatatacagaatgtcaGCAAGGACATATCTGGAGATTTTAATTCCTGTATATCAATATTACAACTTACAGGATAA